In Nicotiana tabacum cultivar K326 chromosome 11, ASM71507v2, whole genome shotgun sequence, a single window of DNA contains:
- the LOC142166592 gene encoding putative acetyltransferase At3g50280 gives MPCSTMLTAASGAVTLIKKCTIFPSQKSSIPDLKLSVSDLPMLSVHYIQKGCLFTRPPFSIAHLISLLKLSLSQTLTHFPPLAGRLLTDQDGYVYISCNDAGVDFEHATATDIFIRDVIGSIDVLDHVKEFFPFDRTVSYQGHFRPLLAVQVTELADGVFIGCAVNHSVTDGTSFWNFLNTLAEDSRGVKRITKQPNFNRNSILISNAVLKLPANGPTVTFDADAPLRERIFSFSRESIQRLKSKTNNQKSNFDEEINIVELMAKQSNDPLIQCSRTEKAAVISTAEISSFQSLCALLWRAVTRARKFPASKMTTFRMAVNCRHRLQPKLDPLYFGNAIQSIPTYTSAGDVLSHDLRWCAEQLNNNVKAHDNAMVRKYVEDWEKDPRCFPLGNFDGAMLTMGSSPRFPMYDNDFGWGRPVAIRSGRANKFDGKISAFPGRGGGGGGSVDLEVVLSPETMDGLELDTEFMQYVSGY, from the coding sequence ATGCCTTGTTCCACAATGTTAACAGCAGCTTCTGGAGCTGTAACTTTGATCAAGAAATGTACCATTTTTCCCTCTCAAAAATCATCTATTCCTGACCTCAAACTCTCTGTTTCTGACCTGCCTATGCTCTCTGTTCACTATATTCAAAAAGGTTGTCTCTTTACTCGTCCTCCTTTTTCCATCGCTCACCTCATTTCGCTTCTCAAGCTCAGTCTTTCTCAAACACTCACTCACTTCCCTCCTTTGGCCGGTCGTCTATTGACTGACCAAGATGGTTACGTCTACATTTCTTGCAACGATGCTGGTGTTGATTTTGAACACGCCACTGCTACTGATATTTTCATTCGCGATGTTATTGGCTCAATTGATGTTCTTGATCATGTTAAAGAGTTCTTCCCTTTTGATCGTACAGTGAGTTATCAAGGTCATTTTAGGCCTCTTCTTGCTGTTCAAGTGACCGAATTAGCTGACGGCGTCTTCATTGGCTGCGCCGTCAACCACTCCGTCACTGACGGCACCTCATTTTGGAACTTTTTAAATACCCTTGCTGAGGATAGTAGAGGTGTGAAAAGGATTACGAAGCAGCCGAATTTCAACCGTAATTCAATTTTGATCTCAAATGCCGTACTAAAACTCCCAGCTAATGGACCCACAGTCACCTTTGACGCTGACGCCCCATTGAGGGAGAGGATATTCAGTTTCAGCAGGGAATCAATTCAAAGACTCAAATCAAAGACGAACAATCAGAAATCGAATTTCGACGAAGAAATTAACATTGTTGAATTAATGGCCAAACAGAGCAACGATCCCTTGATACAATGTTCGCGGACAGAAAAGGCGGCTGTAATCTCAACGGCTGAGATTTCATCATTTCAATCGCTTTGCGCATTGCTATGGCGAGCAGTGACACGTGCGAGAAAATTCCCAGCTTCCAAAATGACGACGTTTCGAATGGCTGTAAACTGTCGTCACCGTCTCCAACCGAAACTCGATCCGTTATATTTCGGCAACGCAATTCAGAGCATTCCAACATACACGTCAGCTGGAGACGTTTTATCACACGATCTGCGTTGGTGCGCAGAACAATTGAACAACAACGTGAAGGCGCACGATAATGCTATGGTACGGAAGTATGTAGAGGATTGGGAGAAGGATCCACGGTGTTTTCCGCTAGGGAATTTCGACGGAGCTATGCTAACAATGGGGAGTTCGCCGAGATTTCCAATGTACGACAATGATTTCGGGTGGGGCAGACCCGTTGCTATTCGAAGCGGGCGGGCTAACAAGTTTGACGGGAAGATATCAGCGTTTCCGgggagaggaggaggaggaggaggaagcgTTGATTTAGAGGTGGTTTTGTCACCGGAAACAATGGACGGCCTTGAGTTGGATACTGAGTTCATGCAATATGTTTCTGGGTATTAA
- the LOC107796441 gene encoding putative acetyltransferase At3g50280 gives MPCSAMSKASGAVTLVNKCTIFPSQKSSFPNLKLSVSDLPMLSVHYIQKGCLFTRPSFSITHLISLLKLSLSQTLTHFPPLAGRLLTDQDGYAYISCNDAGVDFVHAIATDIFIRDVTGFLDVPDHVKEFFPFDRTVSYQGHFRPLLAVQVTELADGVFIGCAVNHSVTDGTSFWNFLNTLAEDSRGVKRITKQPNFNRNSILISNAVLKLPANGPTVTFDADAPLRERIFSFSRESIQRLKSKTNNQKSNFDEEINIVELMAKQSNDPLIQCSRTEKAAVISTAEISSFQSLCALLWRAVTRARKFPASKMTTFRMAVNCRHRLQPKLDPLYFGNAIQSIPTYTSAGDVLSHDLRWCAEQLNKNVKAHDNVMVRKYVEDWEKDPRCFPLGNFDGAMLTMGSSPRFPMYDNDFGWGRPVAIRSGRANKFDGKISAFPGREGGGSVDLEVVLSPETMNGLELNTKYMQYISGY, from the coding sequence ATGCCTTGCTCCGCCATGTCAAAGGCTTCTGGAGCTGTAACTTTGGTCAACAAATGCACCATTTTTCCCTCTCAAAAATCATCTTTTCCTAACCTCAAACTCTCTGTTTCTGACCTGCCTATGCTCTCTGTTCACTATATTCAAAAAGGTTGTCTCTTTACTCGTCCTTCTTTTTCCATCACTCACCTCATTTCCCTTCTCAAGCTCAGTCTTTCTCAAACACTCACTCACTTCCCTCCTTTGGCTGGTCGTCTATTGACCGACCAAGATGGTTACGCCTACATTTCTTGTAACGATGCTGGTGTTGATTTTGTACACGCTATTGCCACTGACATTTTCATTCGCGACGTTACTGGCTTTCTTGATGTTCCTGATCATGTTAAAGAGTTCTTCCCTTTTGATCGTACAGTGAGTTATCAAGGTCATTTTAGGCCTCTTCTTGCTGTTCAAGTGACCGAATTAGCTGACGGCGTCTTCATTGGCTGCGCCGTCAACCACTCCGTCACTGACGGCACCTCATTTTGGAACTTTTTAAATACCCTTGCTGAGGATAGTAGAGGTGTGAAAAGGATTACGAAGCAGCCGAATTTCAACCGTAATTCAATTTTGATCTCAAATGCCGTACTAAAACTCCCAGCTAATGGACCCACAGTCACCTTTGACGCTGACGCCCCATTGAGGGAGAGGATATTCAGTTTCAGCAGGGAATCAATTCAAAGACTCAAATCAAAGACGAACAATCAGAAATCGAATTTCGACGAAGAAATTAACATTGTTGAATTAATGGCCAAACAGAGCAACGATCCCTTGATACAATGTTCGCGGACAGAAAAGGCGGCTGTAATCTCAACGGCTGAGATTTCATCATTTCAATCGCTTTGCGCATTGCTATGGCGAGCAGTGACACGTGCGAGAAAATTCCCAGCTTCCAAAATGACGACATTTCGAATGGCTGTAAACTGCCGTCACCGTCTCCAGCCGAAACTTGATCCGTTATATTTCGGCAACGCAATTCAGAGCATTCCAACATACACATCAGCTGGAGACGTTTTATCACACGATTTGCGTTGGTGTGCGGAACAATTGAACAAGAATGTGAAGGCACACGATAATGTTATGGTAAGGAAGTATGTAGAGGATTGGGAGAAGGATCCACGGTGTTTTCCGCTAGGGAATTTCGACGGAGCTATGCTAACAATGGGGAGTTCGCCGAGATTTCCAATGTATGACAATGATTTCGGGTGGGGCAGACCCGTTGCTATTCGGAGCGGGCGGGCGAACAAGTTTGACGGGAAGATATCGGCGTTTCCGGGGAGAGAAGGAGGAGGAAGCGTTGATTTAGAGGTGGTTTTGTCACCGGAAACAATGAACGGGCTAGAGTTGAACACAAAGTACATGCAATACATTTCTGGGTATTGA
- the LOC107796443 gene encoding small ribosomal subunit protein bTHXc yields the protein MASSLLGAVPMAFFPNLSFSRSLSISGASVSATSSASVSLDVTFANLPLIYCGRGDKKTAKGKRFNYSFGNARPRNKKKGRGPPRVAAPPAAPKRDPFDDGQVVKIEIVES from the exons ATGGCGTCGTCGTTACTTGGAGCAGTTCCTATGGCTTTCTTTCCTAATCTATCTTTCTCTCGTTCTCTTTCCATATCCGGCGCCTCAGTTTCAGCAACTTCTTCAGCATCAGTATCTTTAGATGTCACCTTTGCAAATCTTCCATTGA TTTACTGTGGCAGAGGAGACAAGAAAACTGCAAAAGGCAAGCGTTTTAATTACTCCTTTGGGAAT GCAAGGCCAAGGAATAAGAAGAAGGGAAGAGGGCCACCTAGGGTTGCAGCACCACCAGCAGCTCCAAAAAGAGATCCATTTGATGATGGACAAGTCGTTAAAATTGAGATTGTTGAGTCCTAA
- the LOC107796442 gene encoding pleckstrin homology domain-containing protein 1-like: MASLWRAAMGSSTQSNDDYDGVEFWTNPERTGWLTKQGEYIKTWRRRWFVLKQGKLFWFKEANITRGSKSRGVIPVANCLTVKGAEDVLNKQFAFELSTRSDTMYFIADSEKEKEDWINSIGRCIVQHSRSVTHDEILDYDSRK, encoded by the coding sequence ATGGCCAGTCTATGGCGAGCAGCAATGGGAAGCTCGACTCAGTCGAACGACGACTACGACGGAGTCGAGTTCTGGACGAACCCAGAGCGAACCGGCTGGCTCACTAAACAAGGCGAGTACATAAAAACGTGGCGTCGCCGGTGGTTCGTGTTGAAACAAGGAAAACTCTTCTGGTTCAAGGAAGCGAACATCACGCGCGGATCGAAATCACGTGGTGTGATTCCAGTGGCTAATTGCCTCACAGTTAAAGGAGCTGAAGATGTTTTAAACAAACAGTTTGCTTTCGAGCTTTCTACTCGCTCTGATACTATGTATTTTATTGCTGATTCGGAGAAAGAGAAGGAGGATTGGATCAATTCGATCGGACGGTGCATAGTGCAGCACTCTAGGTCTGTTACTCATGATGAAATTCTGGACTATGATAGCCGGAAATAA
- the LOC107796440 gene encoding uncharacterized protein LOC107796440 isoform X2 produces the protein MLGIKPEPPYWPEREAILWLSIEQKAKSFGLPLSLRMIKKKHQYLPVKRYSFCSMKKAFSSFVFIIVELQTYALQMRESVCNEDLEMIIGEVQREMYASFIWLFRQVFCRTPVLMIYVMILLANFSVYSTSHNVAIAMPQMEIAYDHVNTIETRDLSNSSTLFKYPHISQELSRFEDQELRNDEEIELWNSIEDEALNMRGLRDVGLDHEVMLRFFSPLSVEIDQDNSVEYFKTDLLYQMALSHEPYNTLLLCNYAQFLQVTARDYNRAEECFKHAVQVEPPDAEVLCQYANFLWTVRKNLWEAEERYQQAVAAEPRNPYYASTYANFLWSTGGEETCFLPSITPFNDRMGKEV, from the exons ATGCTTGGTATTAAACCAGAACCACCATATTGGCCAGAAAGAGAGGCTATTTTATGGTTAAGTATTGAACAAAAGGCCAAGAGTTTTGGACTTCCTTTATCACTTAGAATGATAAAAAAGAAACATCagtatttacccgtaaaacggtacagttttTGCTCAATGAAAAAAGCATTTTCCTCATTTGTTTTCATAATTGTGGAGTTGCAAACTTATGCATTGCAAATGAGAGAATCAGTATGCAATGAAGATTTGGAGATGATTATTGGTGAAGTACAGAGAGAAATGTATGCATCATTTATTTGGCTTTTTCGACAAGTATTTTGTCGTACGCCTGTGTTAATGATCTATGTTATGATCCTTTTGGCCAATTTTAGTGTATACTCTACATCTCACAATGTTGCTATTGCAATGCCACAAATGGAAATAGCCTATGATCATGTCAATACAATAGAAACAAGGGATTTGAGTAATTCGTCGACACTCTTCAAATATCCTCATATTTCTCAAGAATTGTCAAGATTTGAAGATCAAGAACTGAGGAACGATGAAGAGATAGAATTGTGGAACTCGATAGAGGATGAAGCCTTAAATATGAGAGGTTTAAGGGATGTTGGGCTTGATCATGAAGTCATGTTAAGATTTTTTTCGCCATTATCTGTGGAGATTGATCAAGATAACAGTGTTGAGTATTTTAAGACAGATCTTCTTTACCAGATGGCGCTGTCTCACGAGCCTTATAACACGCTTCTACTATGCAATTATGCACAGTTTCTGCAAGTTACTGCTCGAGACTATAATAG GGCTGAAGAGTGCTTCAAACACGCAGTTCAAGTGGAACCACCAGACGCAGAGGTCCTATGTCAGTACGCGAACTTCTTGTGGACAGTTAGGAAGAACTTATGGGAAGCAGAAGAAAGATACCAACAGGCCGTGGCAGCCGAGCCTAGGAATCCTTATTATGCATCTACATATGCCAATTTCTTGTGGAGCACTGGTGGTGAAGAGACCTGTTTCCTTCCAAGTATAACCCCCTTCAATGACAGAATGGGAAAAGAAGTTTAA
- the LOC107796445 gene encoding eukaryotic translation initiation factor 3 subunit F produces the protein MASSDQTVLQFSPSSASLSARVQPLVIFNICDCYVRRPDQAERVIGTLLGSVLPDGTVDIRNSYAVPHSESQDQVALDIDYHHNMLSSHQKVNPKEVIVGWFSTGFGVSGGSALIQEFYSRETSNPIHLTVDTGFQNGEASIKGFVSVHLSLGDQPLAAQFQEIPLDLRMVEAERVGFDKLKKTTVDKLPNDLEGMEASMQRLLALIDDVYKYVDDVVEGRLPQDNRTGRFIADTVAAIPKLSPQAFDKLVNDGLQDQLLLLYLASLTRTQLSFAEKLNTAAQIL, from the exons ATGGCATCCAGCGATCAAACTGTGTTGCAATTTTCACCATCTTCAGCGAGTTTATCAGCTAGGGTTCAACCTTTGGTCATTTTCAACATTTGCGATTGCTACGTAAGACGACCTGACCAAGCCGAGCGGGTCATTGGCACTCTTCTCGGCTCTGTATTGCCTGACGGCACTGTTGACATTCGCAATTCTTATGCCGTTCCTCACAGCGAGTCTCAAGATCAG GTTGCACTGGATATTGATTACCATCATAACATGTTGTCATCTCATCAGAAGGTGAATCCAAAGGAAGTGATTGTTGGATG GTTTTCTACTGGTTTTGGAGTCTCTGGTGGTAGTGCTTTGATCCAAGAGTTTTATTCTAGAGAAACTTCTAATCCTATACATCTGACCGTTGATACTGGATTTCAAAATGGTGAAGCTTCAATAAAAGGCTTTGTCTCTGTGCATTTGTCTCTCGGAGATCAGCCACTTGCTGCCCAATTTCAGGAAATTCCATTGGACCTGCGCATGGTTGAAGCTGAAAGGGTTGGAT TTGATAAGCTCAAGAAAACAACCGTAGACAAACTTCCGAATGATCTCGAAGGAATGGAAGCATCAATGCAGCGATTACTTGCTCTTATTGATGATGTCTACaaatatgttgatgatgttgtg GAAGGACGTCTACCCCAGGATAACAGAACCGGAAGATTTATAGCTGATACTGTGGCTGCCATTCCTAAACTCTCACCCCAAGCCTTTGATAAGCTTGTGAATGATGGTCTTCAG GACCAATTGCTTTTGTTGTATTTGGCAAGCCTCACGAGAACTCAACTCAGCTTTGCAGAAAAGTTAAACACTGCTGCTCAGATCCTGTGA
- the LOC107796440 gene encoding uncharacterized protein LOC107796440 isoform X1 — MKLQIPSISVQCPQNFMFQPLSTHSSTSLFCLPSSFSAKWGAKNVNLAISVRSRKFLRYQYLDKNFCKSYSSILPCCNSNSCTSLFCLPSSFSAKWGAKNVNLAISVRSRKFLRYQYLNKNSCKSHSSIQPCCSSRLCADFGEENSEGCSYKSKYGEKGSFLQSEFESLEPRMLGIKPEPPYWPEREAILWLSIEQKAKSFGLPLSLRMIKKKHQYLPVKRYSFCSMKKAFSSFVFIIVELQTYALQMRESVCNEDLEMIIGEVQREMYASFIWLFRQVFCRTPVLMIYVMILLANFSVYSTSHNVAIAMPQMEIAYDHVNTIETRDLSNSSTLFKYPHISQELSRFEDQELRNDEEIELWNSIEDEALNMRGLRDVGLDHEVMLRFFSPLSVEIDQDNSVEYFKTDLLYQMALSHEPYNTLLLCNYAQFLQVTARDYNRAEECFKHAVQVEPPDAEVLCQYANFLWTVRKNLWEAEERYQQAVAAEPRNPYYASTYANFLWSTGGEETCFLPSITPFNDRMGKEV; from the exons ATGAAACTCCAAATTCCTTCTATCAGTGTACAATGTCCTCAAAATTTTATGTTTCAACCATTATCTACTCATTCATCTACTTCTCTTTTCTGTTTACCTTCTTCTTTTTCAGCAAAATGGGGTGCTAAAAATGTAAACCTGGCTATTTCTGTAAGATCAAGAAAATTCTTAAGGTATCAATACTTAGACAAAAATTTCTGTAAAAGTTATAGTAGTATACTACCATGTTGTAATTCTAATTCATGCACTTCTCTGTTCTGTTTACCATCTTCTTTTTCAGCAAAATGGGGTGCTAAAAATGTAAACTTGGCTATTTCTGTAAGATCAAGAAAATTCTTGAGGTATCAATACTTAAACAAAAATTCCTGTAAAAGTCATAGTAGTATACAACCATGTTGTAGTTCAAGAttatgtgcagattttggagaagaaaattcTGAGGGATGTTCATATAAGAGTAAATATGGGGAAAAAGGGTCATTTTTGCAATCAGAATTTGAGTCCCTAGAGCCAAGAATGCTTGGTATTAAACCAGAACCACCATATTGGCCAGAAAGAGAGGCTATTTTATGGTTAAGTATTGAACAAAAGGCCAAGAGTTTTGGACTTCCTTTATCACTTAGAATGATAAAAAAGAAACATCagtatttacccgtaaaacggtacagttttTGCTCAATGAAAAAAGCATTTTCCTCATTTGTTTTCATAATTGTGGAGTTGCAAACTTATGCATTGCAAATGAGAGAATCAGTATGCAATGAAGATTTGGAGATGATTATTGGTGAAGTACAGAGAGAAATGTATGCATCATTTATTTGGCTTTTTCGACAAGTATTTTGTCGTACGCCTGTGTTAATGATCTATGTTATGATCCTTTTGGCCAATTTTAGTGTATACTCTACATCTCACAATGTTGCTATTGCAATGCCACAAATGGAAATAGCCTATGATCATGTCAATACAATAGAAACAAGGGATTTGAGTAATTCGTCGACACTCTTCAAATATCCTCATATTTCTCAAGAATTGTCAAGATTTGAAGATCAAGAACTGAGGAACGATGAAGAGATAGAATTGTGGAACTCGATAGAGGATGAAGCCTTAAATATGAGAGGTTTAAGGGATGTTGGGCTTGATCATGAAGTCATGTTAAGATTTTTTTCGCCATTATCTGTGGAGATTGATCAAGATAACAGTGTTGAGTATTTTAAGACAGATCTTCTTTACCAGATGGCGCTGTCTCACGAGCCTTATAACACGCTTCTACTATGCAATTATGCACAGTTTCTGCAAGTTACTGCTCGAGACTATAATAG GGCTGAAGAGTGCTTCAAACACGCAGTTCAAGTGGAACCACCAGACGCAGAGGTCCTATGTCAGTACGCGAACTTCTTGTGGACAGTTAGGAAGAACTTATGGGAAGCAGAAGAAAGATACCAACAGGCCGTGGCAGCCGAGCCTAGGAATCCTTATTATGCATCTACATATGCCAATTTCTTGTGGAGCACTGGTGGTGAAGAGACCTGTTTCCTTCCAAGTATAACCCCCTTCAATGACAGAATGGGAAAAGAAGTTTAA
- the LOC107796444 gene encoding alternative NAD(P)H-ubiquinone oxidoreductase C1, chloroplastic/mitochondrial-like, protein MECALACSASATIALVRCRQMRWGKTRSPKLPMIWSSSWCSGSSKRNRSLRTVALSATAGFGSTMEAPAAADAPRLNYIWPDNKRPRVCIVGGGFGGLYTALRLESLVWPDGKKPQVVLIDQSERFVFKPMLYELLSGEVETWEIAPQFSDLLANTDVRFLKDRVKCLYPCDHLGTNAPTAGTVHLESGLLIEYDWLVLAIGAEAKLDIVPGAADYALPFYTLDDALRVDKKLKELERKNFGKDSAVRVAVVGCGYGGVELAATISERLKEKGIVQAINVEKTVLPNAPAGNREAALKVLLSRKVQLLLGYFVRCIKKEVESQTSDAESKSMDSAADHSESIILELQPAERGLEGQIITADIVLWTIGSKPLLPELEPSDKPYDIPLNARGQAETDETLRVKGHPRIFAVGDSSALRDENGKVLPATAQVAFQQADFAGWNLWAAINDRPLLPFRYQNLGEMMTLGRHDAAVSPSFTDGLTLEGFVGHTARKVAYLIRLPTDQHRVKVGISWLLKSTVDSVATVQTMLAKAQSGS, encoded by the coding sequence ATGGAGTGTGCTCTTGCATGTTCTGCTTCAGCGACAATTGCACTAGTCCGCTGCCGCCAAATGCGATGGGGAAAGACACGTTCACCTAAGTTACCCATGATTTGGAGCAGTTCGTGGTGTTCTGGTAGCTCAAAGAGGAATAGATCACTGCGCACTGTTGCCTTGAGCGCCACCGCAGGATTCGGAAGTACCATGGAAGCTCCTGCTGCAGCTGATGCTCCACGTCTTAATTATATTTGGCCTGATAACAAGCGGCCAAGGGTCTGCATAGTAGGTGGTGGATTTGGAGGTCTTTATACAGCATTGAGGTTAGAATCACTTGTTTGGCCTGATGGCAAGAAACCACAGGTAGTCCTCATAGACCAGTCAGAACGTTTCGTTTTTAAGCCAATGTTGTATGAACTTCTCTCTGGAGAAGTTGAGACATGGGAAATTGCTCCACAGTTCTCAGACTTGCTTGCCAATACAGATGTGCGGTTCCTCAAAGACAGGGTAAAATGCCTATATCCATGTGACCATTTAGGAACTAATGCACCTACAGCAGGGACTGTTCATCTCGAAAGCGGTCTCCTAATAGAATATGACTGGTTGGTCCTTGCTATAGGAGCTGAGGCCAAACTTGATATCGTACCAGGTGCTGCAGACTATGCCTTGCCATTTTATACCCTAGATGATGCTCTTAGGGTTGATAAAAAGCTAAAGGAATTAGAGCGCAAGAACTTTGGTAAGGACTCTGCAGTACGAGTAGCAGTGGTTGGATGTGGTTATGGTGGAGTTGAGTTAGCTGCCACGATATCAGAAAGGTTGAAAGAAAAGGGTATTGTACAAGCAATTAATGTTGAAAAGACAGTCTTGCCAAATGCTCCGGCAGGAAATAGGGAAGCAGCACTAAAAGTACTTTTGTCTAGGAAAGTTCAACTTCTACTTGGTTATTTTGTCCGATGCATAAAAAAGGAAGTTGAGTCTCAGACCTCTGATGCTGAATCTAAGAGCATGGACTCAGCAGCTGATCATTCTGaaagcataatacttgaattGCAGCCTGCTGAAAGGGGCTTAGAGGGTCAGATCATAACGGCAGATATAGTTTTATGGACTATTGGATCTAAGCCACTACTTCCTGAGTTGGAACCTAGTGATAAACCTTACGACATTCCTCTGAACGCTAGGGGACAAGCAGAAACTGATGAAACTCTTCGTGTCAAGGGTCATCCTCGTATATTTGCTGTTGGTGACTCTTCTGCATTAAGGGACGAAAATGGGAAGGTGCTACCGGCTACTGCACAAGTTGCTTTCCAGCAAGCAGATTTTGCTGGTTGGAATTTGTGGGCCGCAATTAATGACCGTCCACTGTTGCCTTTTAGGTATCAAAATTTAGGTGAGATGATGACTCTTGGCAGGCATGACGCTGCTGTTTCACCAAGCTTCACCGATGGGCTGACCTTAGAAGGTTTTGTTGGTCATACTGCAAGAAAAGTAGCCTATTTGATCAGATTACCAACTGATCAGCACCGCGTGAAAGTAGGAATCAGTTGGTTACTGAAGTCCACTGTGGATTCGGTTGCAACAGTACAGACAATGCTCGCGAAAGCTCAATCAGGATCTTAG